The Pseudosulfitobacter pseudonitzschiae genome includes a region encoding these proteins:
- a CDS encoding DUF192 domain-containing protein gives MRCTLFTGLFLIFGANALWAACSDEAVDLRGDWGRARFNVEIADDNEERAQGLMHRSKMAQSAGMLFVYESPRRMSFWMRNTLIELDMLFIDAQGVVQHIHHRAIPLDETPIFGGENLLAALEINGGLAERLGITEGTQVRHPTFSDNDAAWPCTE, from the coding sequence ATGCGCTGCACTTTGTTTACCGGTCTTTTTCTGATCTTTGGCGCCAATGCGCTTTGGGCGGCCTGTTCGGACGAAGCCGTGGACCTGCGCGGGGACTGGGGCCGGGCGCGGTTCAATGTTGAAATTGCCGACGATAATGAAGAACGCGCGCAAGGGCTGATGCACCGGAGCAAAATGGCGCAATCGGCGGGAATGCTGTTTGTCTATGAAAGCCCGCGCCGCATGTCGTTCTGGATGCGCAATACGCTGATCGAACTGGATATGCTGTTCATTGATGCGCAGGGCGTGGTGCAGCACATTCACCACCGCGCGATACCGCTGGACGAGACGCCGATTTTCGGGGGCGAGAATCTGTTGGCGGCGTTGGAAATCAACGGTGGTCTGGCCGAAAGGTTGGGCATCACCGAGGGCACTCAGGTGCGCCATCCGACCTTCTCAGACAACGATGCTGCGTGGCCTTGCACAGAATAG
- the pdxH gene encoding pyridoxamine 5'-phosphate oxidase yields MAERSGKFAGNDPFALVRSWLAEAEASEINDPNAIALATVDATGLPNARMVLLKDITDDAFIFYTNYESVKAQELEHAGTAAFVMHWKSLRRQVRVRGTITREDGARADAYYASRSLKSRLGAWASRQSRPLKNRATLMAEVAKVTAQHGTNPKRPPFWGGYRITPVEIEFWADGDFRLHDRYRWRRQTEAEPWEINRLNP; encoded by the coding sequence ATGGCGGAACGCAGTGGAAAATTCGCAGGGAACGATCCCTTTGCTTTGGTACGCAGCTGGTTGGCCGAGGCCGAGGCGTCGGAAATAAACGACCCCAATGCCATTGCGCTGGCAACGGTGGACGCAACTGGCCTGCCCAATGCGCGGATGGTTCTGTTGAAAGACATCACCGACGATGCGTTCATTTTTTACACCAACTATGAAAGCGTCAAGGCGCAGGAACTGGAGCATGCAGGGACTGCGGCCTTTGTCATGCACTGGAAATCGCTGCGCCGTCAGGTGCGGGTGCGCGGCACTATCACCCGCGAGGACGGAGCGCGGGCGGACGCCTATTATGCCTCGCGGTCGCTCAAAAGCCGACTGGGCGCTTGGGCCTCTCGGCAAAGTCGTCCGCTGAAGAACCGCGCGACGCTGATGGCCGAGGTCGCAAAAGTGACCGCACAGCACGGCACCAACCCCAAACGCCCGCCGTTCTGGGGCGGCTACCGGATCACGCCGGTCGAGATAGAATTCTGGGCGGATGGTGATTTCAGGTTGCACGACAGGTACAGATGGCGGCGGCAAACCGAAGCCGAACCATGGGAGATCAACCGCCTGAACCCGTGA
- a CDS encoding LysE family translocator, with protein sequence MTIESLLAFNAILIAALLSPGAAFLISVRMSVSAGRAAGVATGLGLASMAALWTTAALLGLGGLFALFPWAYTALKTGGALYLIWIAVQTWRHARDPLGDVTVPRGRAFLAGFLVNLGNPKSMLFAGAIIVVIFPKGLDAANIALIVANHFVLETLFYTACALLLSSGPARARYLSAKPVLDRIAAMALGGFGLKLLTGK encoded by the coding sequence ATGACGATTGAAAGCCTGCTTGCCTTTAACGCAATCCTGATCGCCGCCCTGCTCAGTCCCGGTGCTGCCTTTCTGATATCGGTGCGTATGTCGGTCAGCGCCGGTCGCGCGGCGGGCGTGGCCACAGGGTTGGGGCTTGCGTCAATGGCGGCCCTGTGGACGACGGCGGCGCTGCTGGGGTTGGGCGGACTATTTGCCCTGTTCCCTTGGGCCTATACGGCGCTGAAAACCGGCGGCGCACTTTATCTGATCTGGATTGCGGTGCAAACGTGGCGCCACGCCCGTGACCCGCTGGGCGATGTCACCGTGCCGCGCGGGCGGGCGTTTCTGGCAGGCTTTCTGGTGAATCTCGGCAATCCCAAATCCATGCTCTTTGCAGGTGCAATCATCGTGGTGATCTTTCCCAAGGGGCTGGATGCTGCCAATATCGCACTGATTGTTGCCAACCACTTCGTGCTTGAAACACTGTTCTACACAGCCTGTGCCCTGCTGCTGTCCAGCGGTCCGGCCCGCGCGCGCTATCTTTCGGCCAAACCCGTGCTGGACCGCATCGCGGCGATGGCGCTGGGTGGCTTTGGCTTGAAACTGCTTACAGGAAAATGA
- a CDS encoding aminotransferase, protein MNLPRTATTFAPPVMEARRWLDGVTHPADRPLINVSQAAPVDPPPPALRQAMADAALTRDDAHLYGPVLGMPALRDALASQISSHYAAQVTGDHVAITSGCNQAFAAAIATLCAEGDEVILPTPWYFNHKMWLDMSGVASVALRTGDDLLPDVDAARALITPRTRAIALVTPNNPGGVEYPAELVRAFYDLAQEAGIALLVDETYRDFDIRTGAPHALFQQDGWQDTFIHLYSFSKAYRLTGHRVGALVAAPARLAEVEKFLDTVAICPGQIGQYAALWGLENLSQWVAGERDEILARRAAIASGFDVLAAQGWRLLGLGAYFAYLEHPFAMSSADLAPQLVRDAGILCLPGTMFCPAEDDTGTRQLRIAFANLDIAGIAEFYRRLAALNLPS, encoded by the coding sequence ATGAATTTGCCACGCACCGCCACCACATTCGCACCGCCCGTCATGGAGGCCCGCCGCTGGCTGGATGGCGTCACCCATCCCGCCGACCGCCCGCTGATTAACGTCAGTCAGGCGGCGCCGGTCGATCCGCCCCCGCCCGCACTGCGTCAGGCGATGGCCGACGCCGCGCTGACCCGCGATGATGCGCACCTGTACGGCCCCGTATTGGGTATGCCCGCCCTGCGCGATGCGCTGGCATCGCAGATCAGCAGCCACTACGCCGCACAGGTCACGGGCGATCACGTTGCCATCACCTCTGGCTGCAATCAGGCGTTCGCCGCGGCGATTGCCACGCTCTGCGCCGAGGGCGACGAGGTGATCCTGCCGACGCCATGGTATTTCAATCACAAGATGTGGCTGGATATGTCAGGCGTCGCTTCGGTCGCCCTGCGCACCGGCGACGACCTGTTGCCCGACGTCGATGCTGCCCGTGCGCTGATCACACCGCGCACCCGAGCGATTGCGCTGGTGACACCCAATAACCCCGGCGGCGTGGAATATCCCGCCGAACTGGTCCGCGCCTTTTACGATCTGGCGCAGGAGGCGGGCATCGCGTTGCTGGTCGACGAAACCTACCGCGATTTCGACATCCGCACAGGCGCACCGCACGCGCTGTTCCAACAGGACGGCTGGCAGGACACATTCATTCATCTTTATTCTTTTTCAAAGGCCTATCGCCTGACTGGCCACCGTGTCGGCGCGCTGGTCGCAGCACCAGCACGTCTGGCCGAGGTTGAAAAATTTCTGGATACAGTAGCCATCTGCCCCGGCCAGATCGGCCAGTATGCCGCCCTTTGGGGGCTGGAAAACCTGTCGCAATGGGTCGCAGGCGAACGCGATGAAATCCTCGCCCGTCGCGCGGCCATCGCCAGCGGGTTCGACGTGCTGGCAGCGCAGGGCTGGCGGTTGCTGGGGCTGGGGGCCTATTTTGCCTATCTCGAGCATCCTTTTGCGATGTCCTCGGCGGATCTGGCACCGCAACTGGTGCGTGATGCGGGCATTTTGTGCCTGCCCGGCACTATGTTCTGCCCGGCAGAGGACGACACCGGCACACGCCAGTTGCGCATTGCCTTTGCCAATCTTGATATCGCGGGAATCGCTGAATTCTATCGCCGTCTTGCCGCATTGAACCTGCCAAGTTGA
- the fabI gene encoding enoyl-ACP reductase FabI translates to MAHELMKGKRGLIMGLANDKSIAWGIAKMLADAGAELAFSYQGDALKKRVGPLAAQLGSDIVLPCDVGDEESIDALFASLKDTWGNLDFLVHAIGFSDKSELRGRYVDTSRGNFAMSMDISVYSFTAVMQRAEKMMNPGSSAVTLTYYGAEKVMPHYNVMGVAKAALEASVQYLAEDLGKDGIRVNAISAGPIKTLAASGIGDFRYIMKWNEYNSPLRRNVTIEDVGKAALYLLSDLGSGTTGENLHVDAGYHVVGMKAVDAPDITK, encoded by the coding sequence ATGGCGCATGAGCTAATGAAGGGCAAACGTGGGCTGATCATGGGCCTTGCCAATGACAAGTCGATCGCATGGGGCATTGCCAAGATGCTGGCGGATGCCGGCGCGGAACTGGCATTTTCCTATCAGGGCGATGCGTTGAAAAAACGCGTGGGGCCACTGGCGGCACAATTGGGCAGCGACATCGTCCTGCCCTGCGACGTGGGTGACGAAGAGTCGATTGACGCATTGTTTGCGTCGCTGAAAGACACGTGGGGCAATCTGGACTTTTTGGTACATGCCATCGGTTTTTCCGATAAATCCGAGCTGCGTGGCCGCTATGTCGATACCAGCCGCGGCAACTTTGCCATGTCGATGGACATTTCAGTCTATTCGTTCACGGCGGTGATGCAGCGCGCGGAAAAGATGATGAACCCCGGCAGCAGTGCGGTGACCCTCACCTATTACGGTGCCGAAAAGGTCATGCCGCATTACAATGTCATGGGCGTGGCCAAGGCCGCTCTTGAGGCATCCGTGCAGTACCTTGCCGAAGATTTGGGCAAAGATGGCATCCGCGTCAACGCGATCTCGGCGGGTCCGATCAAAACGCTGGCCGCCTCGGGCATCGGTGATTTCCGGTACATAATGAAGTGGAACGAGTACAACTCGCCCCTGCGCCGCAATGTTACCATCGAGGACGTGGGCAAGGCCGCGCTCTATCTGCTGTCCGATCTGGGCAGCGGGACCACGGGCGAAAACCTGCATGTCGATGCAGGCTATCACGTGGTCGGCATGAAGGCGGTCGACGCCCCCGACATTACAAAGTGA
- a CDS encoding vitamin B12-dependent ribonucleotide reductase, which yields MKIDRKFTQAGADAYASLDFITTVSEIRNPDGTIVFHLDNVEVPSSWSQVASDVIAQKYFRKAGVPSKVEKVKEEGVPEFLWRSVPAKGAEMGGETSSKQVFDRLAGAWAYWGWKGGYFSTEADAQTYYDEMRHMLATQRAAPNSPQWFNTGLHWAYGIDGPAQGHYYVDYQTGKLTRSKSSYEHPQPHACFIQSVADDLVGDGGIMDLWVREARLFKYGSGTGTNFSSLRGEGEKLSGGGKSSGLMGFLKIGDRAAGAIKSGGTTRRAAKMVIVDADHPDIEDFINWKVIEEQKVASIVAGSKMHEQKLNALFAAIRAWDGAEADAYDPKVNEGLKAAIRDAKKVAIPETYIKRVLDYAKQGHTSIEFPTYDTDWDSEAYSSVSGQNSNNSIRVTNAFLTAVEKDADWELISRTDNRVTKTIRARDLWEQVGHAAWACADPGIQYHDTVNEWHTCPADGAIRGSNPCSEYMFLDDTACNLASMNLLTFLKDGEFQVEDYMHAARLWTVTLEISVMMAQFPSKEIAQRSYDFRTLGLGYANIGGLLMNMGYSYDSTEGRALCGALTAIMTGVAYATSAEMAGELGSFPGYKKNAKHMLRVIRNHRNAAYGNDEGYEKLAVKPVPLDVAGCPDMRLVEMAQTTWDEALALGEKHGYRNAQTTVIAPTGTIGLVMDCDTTGIEPDFALVKFKKLAGGGYFKIINRSVPAALEKLGYGSAQIEEIVSYAVGHGTIGNAPGINHTSLTGHGFGPNELAKVDASLESAFDIRFVFNQWTLGEEFCTKVLGIPADKLNDPTFDLLRHLGFSKRDIELANDHVCGTMTLEGAPFLKPEHYAIFDCANACGKKGKRYLSVDSHIYMMAAAQSFISGAISKTINMPNDATIVDCQKAYELSWSLGVKANALYRDGSKLSQPLASALVEDDEEAEETLASGSAQEKATVLAEKIVEKIIVKEIVKSHREKMPERRKGYTQKAIVGGHKVYLRTGEYQDGNLGEIFIDMHKEGAGFRAMMNNFAIAVSVGLQYGVPLEEFVDAFTFTKFEPAGMVQGNDSIKNATSILDYIFRELAVSYLDRTDLAHVQPEGASFDSIGRGVEEGVSNLSEISETAASRSLEVLKQISSTGYLRKRLPQDLTLLQGGMADPVVSLQTLVPQVATGTGGASMATTAVASGGVSLDARTKAKMQGYEGEACGECGNYTLVRNGTCMKCNTCGGTSGCS from the coding sequence ATGAAAATTGACAGAAAGTTTACCCAAGCCGGAGCAGATGCCTACGCATCCTTGGATTTCATTACGACCGTTTCCGAAATCCGCAATCCCGACGGGACAATCGTCTTTCATCTCGACAACGTCGAAGTGCCATCATCGTGGAGCCAGGTGGCCAGCGACGTCATCGCGCAGAAATATTTCCGCAAGGCCGGCGTGCCCAGCAAGGTCGAAAAAGTAAAAGAAGAGGGCGTTCCCGAATTCCTGTGGCGCTCGGTTCCGGCAAAAGGCGCCGAGATGGGCGGCGAGACGTCGTCCAAGCAGGTGTTCGACCGTCTGGCAGGCGCTTGGGCGTACTGGGGTTGGAAGGGCGGCTATTTCTCGACCGAGGCCGACGCGCAAACCTATTACGACGAAATGCGCCACATGCTGGCGACCCAGCGCGCGGCACCCAACAGCCCACAGTGGTTCAACACGGGCCTGCACTGGGCCTACGGCATCGATGGTCCGGCACAGGGCCATTACTATGTGGACTACCAGACCGGCAAACTGACTCGTTCCAAATCCTCATACGAACATCCGCAACCGCACGCCTGCTTTATCCAGTCCGTGGCCGACGATCTGGTGGGCGACGGTGGCATTATGGACCTGTGGGTGCGTGAAGCGCGCCTGTTCAAATACGGCTCGGGCACCGGCACCAACTTTTCCAGCCTGCGCGGCGAAGGCGAGAAACTGTCGGGCGGAGGCAAGTCCAGCGGCCTGATGGGTTTTTTGAAAATCGGTGACCGTGCTGCTGGTGCGATCAAATCGGGCGGTACAACACGCCGCGCCGCCAAGATGGTGATTGTCGATGCGGACCACCCCGACATCGAGGATTTCATCAACTGGAAAGTCATCGAAGAGCAAAAAGTGGCAAGCATCGTCGCAGGCTCGAAGATGCACGAACAGAAGTTGAACGCGCTGTTTGCCGCGATCAGGGCATGGGACGGCGCCGAGGCAGACGCCTATGATCCCAAGGTGAACGAAGGACTGAAAGCCGCCATTCGCGATGCCAAAAAGGTCGCGATCCCCGAGACATACATCAAACGCGTGCTGGATTACGCCAAGCAGGGCCACACCAGCATTGAGTTTCCCACATATGACACCGATTGGGATTCCGAAGCGTATAGCTCGGTGTCGGGCCAGAACTCGAACAACTCGATCCGCGTGACCAACGCATTCCTGACGGCTGTTGAAAAAGACGCCGACTGGGAGTTGATCAGCCGCACCGACAACCGCGTGACCAAGACGATCCGCGCCCGCGATCTGTGGGAACAAGTGGGCCATGCCGCATGGGCCTGTGCCGATCCGGGCATCCAGTACCACGACACCGTAAACGAATGGCACACATGCCCCGCTGACGGCGCGATCCGCGGCTCGAACCCCTGTTCGGAATATATGTTTCTGGACGACACCGCCTGCAATCTTGCGTCGATGAACCTGCTGACGTTCCTCAAGGACGGTGAATTTCAGGTCGAAGATTACATGCATGCCGCGCGTCTGTGGACCGTGACGCTGGAAATCAGTGTTATGATGGCGCAGTTTCCGTCGAAAGAGATTGCGCAGCGGTCCTATGACTTCCGCACGCTGGGTCTGGGTTATGCCAACATTGGCGGTCTGCTCATGAACATGGGCTACTCCTATGACAGCACCGAAGGGCGCGCGCTGTGTGGTGCGCTGACGGCGATCATGACCGGCGTGGCCTATGCCACTTCCGCCGAAATGGCCGGCGAGCTGGGGTCGTTTCCAGGCTATAAGAAAAACGCCAAGCACATGCTGCGCGTCATCCGCAACCACCGCAACGCAGCCTATGGCAATGACGAGGGTTATGAGAAGCTGGCGGTGAAACCGGTGCCGCTGGACGTTGCCGGATGCCCCGACATGCGTCTGGTCGAGATGGCGCAGACCACTTGGGACGAGGCGCTGGCCTTGGGCGAAAAGCACGGCTATCGCAACGCCCAGACAACGGTGATCGCGCCCACAGGCACCATCGGTCTGGTGATGGACTGCGACACCACAGGTATCGAGCCCGACTTTGCACTGGTGAAGTTCAAAAAGCTGGCCGGTGGCGGTTATTTCAAGATCATCAACCGCTCGGTGCCTGCGGCACTGGAAAAGCTGGGCTACGGGTCGGCGCAGATCGAAGAGATTGTCAGCTATGCGGTGGGCCACGGCACCATCGGCAACGCACCCGGTATCAACCACACCTCGCTGACCGGTCACGGGTTTGGCCCGAACGAGTTGGCCAAGGTCGATGCCTCGCTGGAAAGCGCTTTTGACATCCGGTTTGTGTTCAACCAGTGGACCCTGGGCGAAGAGTTCTGCACCAAGGTGCTGGGCATCCCTGCGGACAAGCTGAACGATCCCACCTTTGATCTGCTCCGCCACTTGGGCTTTAGCAAACGCGACATCGAACTGGCCAACGACCACGTTTGCGGCACCATGACACTGGAAGGCGCGCCATTCCTGAAGCCCGAGCATTACGCGATTTTCGATTGCGCCAATGCCTGCGGCAAAAAGGGCAAGCGGTATCTGAGCGTCGACAGCCACATCTATATGATGGCCGCCGCGCAATCGTTCATCTCGGGCGCGATCAGCAAGACGATCAACATGCCCAACGATGCCACGATCGTGGATTGCCAAAAGGCCTATGAACTTAGCTGGTCGCTGGGTGTGAAGGCCAACGCGCTGTACCGTGACGGATCGAAACTGTCGCAACCGCTGGCGTCGGCACTGGTCGAAGACGATGAAGAAGCCGAAGAGACATTGGCATCGGGTTCGGCGCAGGAAAAAGCCACGGTGCTGGCCGAAAAGATCGTTGAAAAGATCATCGTCAAAGAGATTGTCAAATCGCACCGCGAAAAGATGCCCGAGCGTCGCAAGGGCTATACCCAAAAAGCCATCGTTGGCGGCCACAAGGTTTACCTGCGCACCGGCGAATATCAGGATGGAAATCTGGGTGAAATCTTTATCGACATGCACAAAGAGGGTGCCGGTTTCCGCGCCATGATGAACAACTTTGCCATCGCGGTGTCAGTTGGTTTGCAATACGGTGTGCCGCTGGAAGAGTTTGTGGATGCCTTTACCTTCACCAAATTCGAACCTGCGGGCATGGTTCAGGGCAACGACAGCATCAAGAATGCGACGTCGATCCTGGATTACATCTTCCGCGAACTGGCTGTGTCCTATCTGGATCGCACCGATCTGGCGCATGTGCAGCCCGAAGGGGCGTCATTCGACAGCATCGGGCGCGGTGTCGAGGAAGGTGTCAGCAACCTGAGCGAGATCAGCGAAACCGCCGCCAGCCGGTCGCTGGAAGTGCTCAAGCAAATCTCGTCCACCGGTTATCTGCGCAAACGTCTGCCGCAGGATCTGACACTGTTGCAAGGCGGTATGGCCGACCCTGTCGTGTCCCTGCAAACGCTGGTGCCCCAAGTGGCCACCGGCACGGGCGGGGCCAGCATGGCGACAACCGCCGTGGCGTCGGGCGGGGTCAGTCTGGATGCGCGGACCAAGGCAAAGATGCAGGGCTATGAGGGGGAAGCCTGCGGCGAATGTGGCAACTATACGCTGGTGCGCAACGGCACCTGCATGAAATGCAACACCTGCGGCGGCACGTCCGGCTGTAGTTGA
- a CDS encoding cold-shock protein, translated as MKDDLVEDEDSQLESVTGLVKWFDPVKGFGFIIADTGGPDILLHVNVLRNFGQSSVADQAQVNVTVQNTERGVQAVEVLSIVPPHGTESDQALADLAEIGIVDVPLLPGRVKWFDKGKGFGFANVFGQHDDVFLHVEVLRRSGLADLQPGEALAMRVIDGKRGRMAAEVHAWEAALSKDD; from the coding sequence ATGAAAGACGACCTCGTGGAAGATGAAGACTCACAACTCGAATCCGTCACCGGGCTGGTCAAATGGTTTGACCCGGTCAAAGGGTTCGGCTTCATCATTGCTGACACCGGCGGGCCTGATATATTGCTGCACGTCAATGTGTTGCGCAATTTCGGACAAAGTTCGGTCGCGGATCAGGCGCAGGTAAATGTAACCGTTCAGAACACCGAACGCGGCGTTCAGGCGGTCGAGGTTTTGTCGATCGTCCCACCCCACGGCACCGAAAGCGATCAGGCGTTGGCGGATCTGGCCGAGATCGGCATCGTGGATGTTCCGTTGCTGCCGGGGCGGGTCAAATGGTTCGACAAGGGCAAGGGGTTCGGCTTTGCCAATGTCTTTGGCCAGCACGATGATGTGTTTTTACACGTCGAGGTGTTGCGCCGGTCGGGGCTGGCTGATCTGCAACCGGGCGAAGCCTTGGCAATGCGGGTGATTGATGGCAAACGTGGTCGCATGGCCGCCGAAGTTCACGCTTGGGAGGCGGCGCTGTCAAAGGACGACTGA
- a CDS encoding peptidylprolyl isomerase: MAVRTKNMSKIAVWILMGMLILGLGGFGATNLSGTLRTLGTVGDKHIDIDQYARQLSQEIRAVEAQTGQQLPFAQAQAMGLDQAVLQRLVRQRALDNETDKLGLSIGDAALRDEILQIRSFRGVDGKFNREGYKLALEQSGMTETDFETSLREEAARTLLQGAIASGVVMPGTYAKTLVNYVGEARNFTWSRLNAEDLEVPVATPTEDEMRAYHTEHQADYQRPETKTITYALLTPDMLVDQVEVDAADLQAAYDARAEEYQQPERRLVERLPFLDDEAADRAAASLEMQGTTFEQLVQDRGLDLADVDMGDVGLDELEAAGETIFAADVGDVVGPLPSALGPALFRINGVLPAQNTTFEQAEPELRATLAADRARRQVEAQSRDYDDLLAGGATLEELAAESDMTLDTVDWFDGSDDQMTGYAEFREAAVAITQDDYPQITVLSDGGIFAMRLDKITPARDATFEEAREDVAADMVDARTETALTAKAAELLPQLKDGAGFADLGLDSIEEADQTRNAFIQNTPRGFMAQVFEMNAGDVNLVTGEGMVVIVRLDKVLPAADNAEAAALQEQLVEQMNQSLAQNILDIYTVDATVRARPQIDQRAVQAVHVNFP, translated from the coding sequence ATGGCTGTACGCACCAAAAACATGTCGAAAATAGCAGTCTGGATTCTGATGGGGATGCTGATCCTTGGTCTTGGCGGCTTTGGCGCGACCAACCTGTCAGGCACGTTGCGCACTTTGGGCACCGTCGGCGACAAACACATCGACATTGACCAATACGCACGCCAGCTTAGTCAGGAAATTCGCGCGGTCGAGGCGCAGACCGGCCAACAGCTGCCCTTTGCGCAAGCACAGGCGATGGGTCTGGATCAGGCCGTGTTGCAACGTCTGGTCCGCCAGCGCGCGCTGGACAACGAGACCGACAAACTGGGCCTGTCCATTGGCGATGCTGCGCTGCGCGACGAAATCCTGCAAATCCGCTCTTTTCGCGGTGTTGACGGCAAATTCAACCGCGAGGGTTATAAACTGGCGCTTGAACAGTCCGGCATGACCGAGACGGACTTTGAAACTTCCCTGCGCGAAGAGGCCGCCCGCACGCTGCTGCAAGGGGCCATCGCTTCGGGCGTCGTGATGCCCGGCACCTATGCCAAGACACTGGTCAATTACGTCGGTGAAGCGCGCAATTTCACATGGTCGCGTCTGAACGCCGAAGACCTGGAGGTGCCGGTCGCAACCCCCACCGAAGACGAGATGCGCGCCTATCACACAGAGCATCAGGCAGACTATCAACGCCCCGAAACCAAAACCATCACCTATGCGCTGCTGACCCCCGACATGCTGGTGGATCAGGTCGAAGTCGACGCCGCCGATCTGCAAGCGGCCTATGACGCCCGCGCCGAGGAATACCAACAACCCGAGCGCCGTCTGGTCGAACGCCTGCCCTTCCTTGACGACGAGGCCGCAGACCGCGCAGCCGCCTCTTTGGAAATGCAAGGCACCACGTTTGAACAACTGGTTCAGGACCGTGGTCTGGATCTGGCGGATGTGGACATGGGCGATGTCGGACTGGACGAACTGGAAGCTGCGGGCGAAACGATCTTTGCCGCAGACGTGGGCGACGTTGTGGGCCCGCTGCCGTCAGCGCTGGGGCCTGCCCTGTTCCGCATCAATGGCGTTCTGCCCGCGCAGAACACCACCTTCGAGCAAGCCGAGCCCGAGTTGCGCGCCACGCTGGCCGCCGACCGCGCCCGCCGTCAGGTTGAAGCACAATCACGCGACTATGACGATCTGCTGGCCGGTGGTGCAACGCTGGAAGAACTGGCCGCCGAAAGCGACATGACGCTGGACACCGTTGACTGGTTCGACGGCTCCGACGACCAGATGACAGGCTATGCCGAATTCCGCGAGGCCGCCGTTGCCATCACCCAAGACGACTATCCGCAGATTACCGTGCTGAGCGATGGCGGCATCTTTGCCATGCGTCTGGACAAGATCACCCCCGCCCGCGACGCCACCTTTGAAGAGGCCCGCGAGGACGTGGCCGCCGACATGGTCGACGCGCGCACCGAAACCGCCCTGACCGCCAAAGCCGCAGAGCTGCTGCCGCAACTGAAAGACGGCGCGGGTTTTGCTGATCTGGGGCTGGATTCGATCGAAGAGGCCGACCAGACCCGCAACGCTTTCATCCAGAACACCCCGCGCGGTTTCATGGCGCAAGTGTTTGAAATGAATGCGGGCGACGTCAATCTGGTCACTGGCGAAGGCATGGTTGTGATCGTACGTCTGGACAAGGTTCTGCCCGCTGCCGACAATGCCGAAGCTGCCGCGTTGCAAGAACAGCTGGTTGAACAGATGAACCAGTCGCTGGCGCAGAACATTCTGGACATCTACACCGTCGACGCCACCGTGCGTGCCCGTCCGCAGATCGACCAGCGCGCGGTGCAGGCCGTTCATGTGAACTTTCCCTGA
- the gpt gene encoding xanthine phosphoribosyltransferase, producing MTDRLPHEKGFHISWDQIHRDSRALAWRLAEHGPENAGWRAVVAITRGGMAPAMIAARELDIRTVDTISIKSYDHQDQSEARVLKSPDPELMGDGTGILIIDDLVDSGKTLEVVRAMYPKAHFATVYAKPKGRPQVDTFVTEVSQDTWIFFPWDMALQYVDPYRGKD from the coding sequence ATGACCGACCGCTTGCCCCACGAAAAAGGCTTTCACATCAGCTGGGACCAGATCCACCGCGACAGCCGTGCGCTGGCGTGGCGTCTGGCTGAACATGGTCCCGAAAATGCAGGCTGGCGCGCTGTGGTGGCGATCACCCGTGGCGGCATGGCCCCCGCGATGATTGCCGCGCGCGAACTGGACATTCGTACTGTCGACACGATCAGCATCAAATCCTATGACCATCAAGACCAGTCAGAGGCCCGCGTGCTGAAATCCCCCGACCCCGAACTGATGGGCGACGGCACCGGCATCCTGATCATCGACGATCTGGTGGACAGCGGCAAAACGCTGGAGGTGGTGCGCGCCATGTACCCCAAGGCGCATTTTGCCACAGTCTATGCCAAGCCCAAGGGCCGCCCACAGGTCGATACTTTTGTCACCGAGGTCAGCCAAGACACTTGGATTTTCTTCCCGTGGGACATGGCGCTGCAATACGTCGACCCCTACCGCGGCAAGGACTGA